In bacterium, a genomic segment contains:
- a CDS encoding MFS transporter — protein sequence MNVDPEVDASDPPGMLIGILAGAAIGFAAQGSLPILLGAVIDGLGISEAAAGLLASVEIGMVAAVSLLVAPRIHRLPRRRLAIAGAVIACVGQALSIRAMSFEALLFARLIAGIGEGAAFATANASIAGAVDPERVSARLALIGGAGAGVLLAVLPYLIEPFGYAGGFGVLLVVGLICLPLLRFLPDAPGGATRAQHSRKTHMGYGVALMVGFFALALGGSAMWAFTERIGMHVGLSRDQIGGVLAVTMIFGLLGAGLASWLGTRRGRLGPLTLGLIGIALATLLLGASRNASLYSGMLLLWTFTFLFAMPYLMGTAAELDKEGRWAAATIGFWSAGSAAGPASAGTLLLTASYPALGLLVSGCSLLALGLVLPVALKVRGTGFHASDA from the coding sequence TTGAATGTAGATCCCGAAGTCGACGCCTCTGACCCGCCGGGAATGCTGATCGGAATACTTGCCGGTGCCGCAATCGGTTTCGCAGCACAGGGCTCGCTGCCGATTCTGCTAGGTGCCGTCATCGATGGTCTCGGCATCAGTGAAGCAGCTGCGGGCCTACTCGCTTCGGTCGAGATCGGCATGGTGGCAGCGGTCTCGCTACTGGTCGCACCGCGTATCCATCGACTGCCCCGCCGACGACTCGCAATTGCCGGTGCGGTGATTGCATGTGTCGGCCAGGCCCTTTCGATTCGCGCGATGAGCTTCGAAGCTCTGCTGTTCGCTCGGTTGATTGCGGGCATCGGTGAAGGCGCGGCTTTCGCGACAGCCAACGCCTCGATTGCAGGGGCAGTGGATCCCGAACGCGTCTCCGCACGGCTGGCCCTGATCGGCGGCGCCGGCGCCGGAGTCCTACTGGCCGTTCTGCCCTATCTCATCGAACCCTTCGGATACGCTGGAGGCTTCGGCGTTCTACTCGTGGTAGGCCTGATTTGCCTGCCTTTGCTTCGTTTCCTACCCGACGCACCTGGTGGAGCGACGCGTGCACAGCACAGCCGCAAAACACATATGGGCTACGGCGTTGCACTCATGGTTGGTTTCTTCGCGCTCGCGCTCGGAGGCTCCGCCATGTGGGCATTCACGGAGCGGATCGGCATGCATGTGGGCCTGTCGCGCGACCAAATCGGTGGAGTGCTCGCAGTGACGATGATCTTCGGACTGCTGGGCGCCGGACTCGCCAGCTGGCTGGGCACGCGTCGCGGGCGCCTCGGCCCACTCACTCTGGGATTGATCGGAATCGCGCTGGCGACGCTCCTGCTAGGTGCTTCCCGCAACGCGTCGCTGTACTCGGGCATGCTGCTCTTGTGGACGTTCACATTCCTTTTCGCAATGCCCTACCTGATGGGAACCGCTGCGGAACTCGACAAAGAGGGGCGCTGGGCAGCAGCCACGATCGGCTTCTGGTCCGCAGGTAGCGCTGCGGGACCCGCGAGCGCCGGAACACTCCTGCTGACGGCGTCCTATCCCGCACTGGGCCTGCTCGTATCCGGTTGCTCGTTGCTCGCGCTCGGGCTCGTGCTCCCGGTTGCACTCAAAGTCCGTGGAACTGGATTTCACGCGAGCGACGCGTAG
- a CDS encoding NYN domain-containing protein: MADETSNIAVYIDLENVAIGVSDARLKSFDVDLVFARLVDKGNLVVRKAYADWGRYDEYKRPLHAAGVELIDLPGSRITGKNSADIKMVVDALELSYTKPHIDTFALVTGDSDFYPLVAKLRENNKHTMAVGVKNSTSPLLIDSCDEFIFYDDLVRKPAKRKRAGQARLGKEKQEAFALLLDAVEALQREDKHLYSSLVKETMKRKQPQFNEEYHGYRSFTRLLEDAEKNQLVTLRRDERSGTLVIDEVLEESS; the protein is encoded by the coding sequence TTGGCTGACGAGACCAGCAACATCGCCGTGTACATCGATCTAGAGAACGTCGCGATCGGTGTCTCCGACGCACGCCTGAAGTCCTTCGACGTCGACCTTGTATTCGCGCGACTCGTCGACAAGGGAAATCTGGTCGTTCGCAAGGCGTACGCGGACTGGGGTCGTTACGACGAATACAAGCGCCCCCTGCACGCAGCCGGGGTCGAATTGATAGACCTTCCGGGCAGCCGGATCACGGGCAAGAACAGCGCGGATATCAAGATGGTCGTTGATGCTCTCGAACTCAGCTATACGAAGCCACACATCGACACCTTTGCGCTGGTGACCGGAGACTCCGATTTCTATCCGCTCGTGGCGAAGCTGCGGGAGAACAACAAACACACGATGGCCGTCGGGGTAAAGAACTCTACGAGCCCTCTTTTGATCGACAGCTGCGACGAGTTCATCTTCTACGATGATCTGGTCCGAAAGCCAGCCAAGCGCAAGCGTGCGGGCCAGGCGCGCCTCGGCAAAGAGAAGCAGGAAGCTTTCGCACTGCTACTCGATGCAGTCGAAGCGCTCCAACGCGAAGACAAACACCTGTACAGTTCGCTGGTCAAGGAAACCATGAAGCGCAAGCAGCCGCAGTTCAACGAGGAGTACCATGGGTATCGCTCGTTCACGCGGTTGCTTGAAGACGCCGAAAAGAACCAGTTGGTAACCCTGCGACGCGACGAACGCAGCGGAACCCTGGTGATCGACGAAGTGCTGGAAGAATCTTCCTGA
- a CDS encoding MATE family efflux transporter, translating into MVALAVPVAATQLSGMLMGLIDTLMLGRVSVEALGAASIANVWLWGMTMFANGVLFGLDPIFSQAHGARDRQRLGVALQRGLVLAVLISVPLIWLVLQTGSVLLLFGQDPGLSADAQAYSLARIPGLPFYMVYSVLRQYLQGRELVRPALWVILIANAVNIFLNWILIFGHLGFPAYGLIGAGVATSLTQVLSLVGLYLFVRAFSLHRGAWVGWSRKAVDPKGLREIIRLGFPIAIQVSLEMWAFSLGTLIAGMLGPVHLVAHTVAINMASITFMLPLGVAQAATTRVGNLIGAGKPLDAQRAAWVSMAMGAGIMAVLGTVMVLLRDFLPRLYTSDLEVVMLCASVLPIAALFQVFDGAQVVACGVLRGMGRVRPAMVFNLISYWLIGLPLGGYLALRTNWGLVGLWWGLCIGLILVASSLVVWIRLRGPASESGAVELTS; encoded by the coding sequence ATGGTCGCCCTCGCGGTCCCGGTTGCCGCTACCCAGCTCTCCGGCATGCTCATGGGGCTGATCGACACGCTGATGCTCGGACGAGTCAGTGTCGAAGCCCTGGGTGCGGCGTCGATCGCCAACGTGTGGCTCTGGGGCATGACCATGTTCGCAAATGGCGTGCTCTTCGGATTGGATCCGATTTTCTCGCAGGCGCACGGTGCGCGTGATCGCCAGCGCCTGGGCGTCGCCTTACAACGCGGACTGGTGCTGGCGGTCCTCATCAGCGTGCCTCTGATCTGGCTGGTGCTCCAGACCGGGAGCGTCCTGCTGCTTTTCGGACAGGATCCGGGACTCAGTGCGGACGCGCAGGCCTACTCACTCGCACGAATCCCGGGCCTGCCCTTCTACATGGTCTACAGCGTGCTGCGTCAATACCTCCAGGGCCGCGAACTCGTGCGCCCCGCCCTCTGGGTAATTCTGATTGCAAACGCCGTGAACATCTTCCTGAACTGGATTCTGATTTTCGGCCATCTGGGTTTCCCCGCGTACGGCCTGATCGGTGCGGGTGTCGCGACCTCCCTGACACAGGTCCTCAGTCTCGTGGGCCTCTACCTCTTCGTACGCGCATTCAGCCTGCACCGCGGCGCGTGGGTTGGCTGGAGCCGCAAGGCGGTTGATCCAAAAGGCCTCAGGGAAATCATCCGCCTGGGCTTCCCGATCGCGATCCAGGTTTCCCTCGAAATGTGGGCCTTCTCCCTGGGCACCTTGATCGCCGGAATGCTGGGACCGGTCCACCTGGTCGCGCACACCGTGGCGATCAATATGGCCTCGATCACCTTCATGCTACCTCTCGGTGTGGCACAGGCGGCCACAACCCGGGTGGGGAATCTGATCGGTGCAGGAAAGCCATTGGATGCACAGCGGGCCGCGTGGGTCTCGATGGCCATGGGTGCAGGTATCATGGCCGTGCTGGGTACAGTCATGGTCCTGCTTCGCGATTTCCTCCCGCGCCTCTATACCTCCGATCTGGAGGTCGTGATGCTCTGCGCGTCGGTATTGCCAATCGCCGCACTATTCCAGGTGTTCGACGGGGCACAGGTGGTGGCCTGTGGAGTCCTCCGCGGCATGGGAAGGGTGCGACCCGCGATGGTCTTCAACTTGATCAGCTACTGGTTGATCGGATTGCCGCTAGGTGGTTATCTTGCACTGCGCACCAACTGGGGCCTGGTCGGCCTGTGGTGGGGGCTATGCATCGGCCTGATCCTCGTGGCATCGTCGCTCGTGGTCTGGATACGTCTGCGCGGCCCCGCTTCGGAAAGCGGCGCAGTGGAGTTGACCTCTTGA
- a CDS encoding TIGR03620 family F420-dependent LLM class oxidoreductase, which produces MELGRLGVWFFTDGMPAAQAAEFARKIEAQGYSALWLPEAIGRHPFAHAGFLLANTERLIVATGIANLYARDPGAMVAAQRTLAEQSEGRFLLGIGVSHQPMVESVRGHSYGKPLSTMRAYLEAMEKAIYAGPAPAEEPPTVIAALGPKMLALAAQKTQGAHPYFTTPEHTAQAREIMGSDAWLCVEQKVLLETDPEKARNLARKNAAIYIGLPNYRNNWKRLGFEESDFDSGGSDRFIDAVVAWGSEKQISARVQAHFDAGASHVCVQPIHPQGLPLPDDRVLEILAPGR; this is translated from the coding sequence ATGGAACTCGGCCGACTCGGAGTCTGGTTCTTTACAGATGGCATGCCGGCGGCCCAGGCTGCGGAATTCGCCAGGAAGATTGAAGCACAGGGCTACTCCGCGCTCTGGTTGCCTGAAGCCATCGGACGCCATCCGTTCGCACACGCGGGTTTTCTGCTGGCGAATACAGAGCGATTGATCGTCGCGACCGGAATCGCGAACCTGTACGCACGCGACCCGGGCGCAATGGTCGCGGCGCAACGCACGCTCGCCGAACAGTCGGAAGGCCGCTTCCTGCTGGGCATCGGCGTGTCTCATCAGCCGATGGTCGAAAGCGTGCGCGGTCATAGCTACGGCAAACCGCTGTCGACGATGCGCGCATACCTGGAAGCGATGGAAAAGGCGATCTACGCCGGTCCGGCGCCAGCCGAAGAACCACCCACCGTGATTGCGGCACTGGGCCCGAAAATGCTGGCTTTGGCGGCGCAGAAGACACAGGGTGCGCATCCCTACTTCACGACTCCTGAACACACTGCACAGGCCCGCGAGATCATGGGAAGCGACGCCTGGCTATGTGTGGAGCAGAAGGTATTGCTCGAAACCGACCCAGAGAAAGCTCGAAACCTGGCGCGCAAGAACGCGGCCATCTACATCGGCCTGCCCAACTACCGCAACAACTGGAAGCGCCTGGGATTCGAGGAGTCCGACTTCGACTCCGGAGGAAGCGACCGCTTCATCGACGCAGTCGTCGCCTGGGGTAGCGAGAAACAGATCTCCGCACGGGTACAAGCCCATTTCGATGCGGGGGCCAGCCATGTTTGCGTCCAGCCGATCCACCCGCAAGGACTGCCCCTGCCGGATGATCGAGTGCTCGAAATCCTGGCCCCGGGCCGCTGA